From Glycine soja cultivar W05 chromosome 4, ASM419377v2, whole genome shotgun sequence, the proteins below share one genomic window:
- the LOC114408430 gene encoding 30S ribosomal protein S31, mitochondrial-like produces the protein MAVNGASVMQRCSVAARLFMTAERAAPAVPQVCGRGDQKTKKGKRFKGSYGNARPKKEKMIERIKDKVEVPRSTPWPLPFKLI, from the coding sequence ATGGCCGTTAATGGTGCGAGCGTGATGCAGCGGTGCAGCGTGGCTGCGAGGTTGTTCATGACGGCGGAGAGGGCGGCTCCGGCGGTGCCTCAAGTGTGTGGACGCGGGGACCAGAAGACGAAGAAAGGGAAGAGGTTCAAGGGTTCGTACGGTAACGCTAGGCCGAAGAAAGAGAAGATGATAGAGCGCATCAAGGACAAGGTCGAAGTTCCCAGGTCCACTCCTTGGCCTCTCCCTTTCAAGCTCATCTGA
- the LOC114408429 gene encoding NADH dehydrogenase [ubiquinone] 1 beta subcomplex subunit 9-like — MASTAAYLARRAAQKERVRILYRRALKDTLNWAVHRHLFYDDASNLRERFEENRHVEDPDTIDRLIADAEASYNKWRHPDPYIVPWAPGGSKFTRNPTPPQGIEIVYNYGREDND, encoded by the exons ATGGCTTCGACGGCAGCGTACCTGGCTCGGCGCGCGGCGCAGAAGGAGAGGGTTCGGATCCTCTACCGCCGTGCCCTCAAAGACACTCTCAACTGGGCCGTACATCGCCACCTCTTCTACGACGAC gcTTCAAACCTCCGCGAAAGGTTCGAGGAGAACAGACACGTG GAAGACCCTGATACCATTGACAGGCTCATAGCGGATGCTGAAGCTTCCTACAACAAGTGGCGCCATCCTGATCCTTATATTG TTCCTTGGGCTCCTGGTGGTTCCAAGTTTACTCGCAACCCAACTCCACCTCAAGGG ATTGAGATAGTTTATAATTATGGCCGAGAAGATAATGACTGA